In the Diprion similis isolate iyDipSimi1 chromosome 2, iyDipSimi1.1, whole genome shotgun sequence genome, one interval contains:
- the LOC124416187 gene encoding uncharacterized protein LOC124416187, with the protein MMHNVDCLNLKKTKVILPTEEDKILKFRNFKHKETVPFCIYADLECLLQPTLKSLGENRTIYQKHSPYSIAYYLHCAFNDSISKFEINRGETCIQWFVTELEKLAHSLGTYFKTVVPMEPLNFHQINELHSATVCHICEKPFTLEDVKHRDHCHFTRKYRGAAHRGCNLNYQNSHTIPLLPVNKEKYISFTKYVKGTDIKFRFIDSFRFMPSSLEKLATYLGDDQKSITRKFCHNLDKFQLLTRKGVFPYEYIDNWEKLEDRRLPTKPQFYSKLNDRDISDDDYAHACEVWQTFNVQTLGEYSDLYLQTDVFLLADVFRNFRQNCWTTYKLDPLHYYTAPGLSFDAMLKCTGIELELLTNIDMIMFIEKGIRGGVLQCSNRYAKANNRYTGEAFDPQVEESYLMYFDVNNLYGAAMSFALPYSSFEWVSDFRQCDVLTISDDAEFGYISEVDLEYPAELHEMHKDLSLSPEHYIPPISSTKQPKLTTTLLPKQNYVIHYHVLKQCLQLGLNCTIFDEDMVIVELKKTKVKLNKPLYADSLVYHITVPDVYQCMKVDLHKFDTSDYSVDNAYGMPLSNKKVLGLMKDENKGRIIQNLFLSQKHEVYTVEQKKVALSWNDDKQIVFHNTTDTLPWGYKPGP; encoded by the exons ATGATG CACAATGTAGATTGCCTGAACTTGAAGAAAACCAAAGTTATTTTACCGACCGAAGAGGACAAGATTcttaaattcagaaatttcaaacataaaGAAACTGTTCCATTCTGCATTTACGCAGATCTAGAATGTCTACTGCAACCCACTCTTAAAAGTCTTGGGGAAAACAGAACAATTTATCAGAAGCATTCGCCGTACAGTATAGCCTATTATCTACATTGTGCGtttaatgattcaatttcaaaattcgaaattaatcgTGGAGAGACTTGCATTCAATGGTTTGTGACTGAGTTAGAGAAATTGGCACATTCGTTAGGAACttatttcaaaactgttgTACCAATGGAACCGCTTAATTTCCATCAAATCAACGAACTTCATTCGGCAACAGTGTGTCACATCTGTGAAAAACCGTTTACGCTCGAAGACGTCAAACATCGTGATCACTGCCATTTCACTAGAAAGTATCGTGGTGCTGCTCATCGAGGCTGCAACCTGAATTATCAAAACTCACATACAATTCCT CTTCTACCcgtaaacaaagaaaagtacatttcttttacaaaatatgtcaAGGGAACAGATATAAAGTTCAGATTCATAGATTCGTTCCGCTTCATGCCCAGTAGTCTTGAGAAGTTAGCAACGTATCTGGGTGatgatcaaaaatcaattacacgAAAGTTTTGCCATAATTTAGATAAATTTCAGTTATTGACTAGAAAAGGTGTTTTTCCGTATGAGTATATCGATAATTGGGAGAAGCTTGAGGACAGACGATTACCGACCAAACcacaattttattcgaaattaaacGATCGGGATATATCAGACGACGACTATGCACATGCATGTGAAGTTTGGCAAACTTTTAACGTTCAAACTTTGGGAGAGTATTCAGATTTATATCTACAAACAGACGTATTCTTACTAGCTgacgtttttcgaaattttcgacagaaTTGTTGGACAACTTACAAACTGGACCCATTACATTACTACACAGCGCCCGGTCTGTCGTTTGATGCAATGTTAAAGTGTACCGGCATCGAGCTCGAGCTTCTCACTAATATAGATATGattatgtttatagaaaaaggtatCCGAGGTGGTGTGTTGCAGTGTTCGAACAGATACGCAAAAGCCAACAACAGATATACGGGAGAGGCATTCGATCCACAAGTCGAAGAATCTTATCTCATGTACTTCGATGTTAACAATTTGTACGGTGCTGCTATGAGCTTTGCTCTGCCATACAGTTCCTTCGAATGGGTATCAGACTTCAGACAATGCGACGTTCTTACCATCTCGGACGATGCGGAGTTCGGTTACATATCAGAGGTAGATTTGGAATATCCTGCGGAACTGCATGAAATGCATAAAGATTTATCACTGAGTCCGGAGCACTACATACCTCCGATCTCGAGTACAAAGCAACCGAAATTGACGACCACGCTACTTCCCAAACAAAACTATGTTATTCATTACCATGTTTTAAAACAATGCTTACAATTAGGTCTGAA CTGCACCATTTTTGATGAAGATATGGTAATAGTCgaattaaagaaaacgaaagtcAAACTAAATAAACCTTTGTATGCAG ATAGTTTAGTATATCACATCACCGTCCCCGACGTATACCAGTGTATGAAAGTGGACTTGCATAAATTCGACACATCTGATTACTCAGTCGATAACGCTTACGGAATGCCtttgtcaaataaaaaagtccTCGGCTTGAtgaaggatgaaaataagGGTCGAATAAT tcagaatttatttttgagtcAAAAGCATGAGGTTTATACTGTGGAACAGAAGAAGGTGGCACTGAGCTGGAATGACGACAAGCAAATCGTGTTTCACAACACGACCGACACGCTTCCGTGGGGCTATAAGCCTGGACCTTAG
- the LOC124416186 gene encoding uncharacterized protein LOC124416186, which translates to MEEEILSIQIPVTFDESIAHQEIHAHKPYASSTFNNSDEICITVQHQDLCILPSKSSLHISGKLVKSDGSPAAVTTLVNNAICHLFEDVRYELNAVEIDKCKNVGLTSLLKGFASLNPGQSWLMENAGWLDVRETKKLTDADGNFDVVVPLSMILGFAEDYRKIIVNAKHELILTRSKSDSNAIVQNQDEDFRVVID; encoded by the coding sequence ATGGAGGAGGAAATCTTGAGCATTCAAATACCCGTCACCTTCGATGAGTCGATCGCTCACCAAGAAATACATGCACACAAGCCGTATGCGTCATCAACTTTTAACAACAGCGACGAGATTTGCATCACCGTTCAGCATCAggatttatgcatattaccAAGCAAGAGTTCGCTGCATATCTCGGGAAAATTGGTCAAATCAGATGGCAGTCCAGCAGCGGTTACAACCCTGGTCAACAATGCCATCTGCCATCTGTTCGAAGACGTACGGTACGAGCTAAACGCTGTAGAGATTGACAAATGCAAAAACGTTGGTCTAACCAGTCTGCTGAAGGGTTTCGCTTCGCTCAACCCTGGTCAGAGTTGGCTTATGGAAAATGCTGGATGGCTCGATgttcgagaaacgaaaaaattaactgacgCCGATGGCAACTTCGATGTGGTTGTTCCCTTGAGCATGATATTGGGATTTGCCGAAGACTATCGCAAGATCATCGTCAACGCGAAGCATGAGCTGATTCTCACAAGATCAAAGAGCGATTCAAATGCCATTGTTCAAAATCAAGACGAAGACTTTCGAGTCGTGATCGATTAA
- the LOC124416188 gene encoding uncharacterized protein LOC124416188, translating into METAFKILSKKSSPAEVQKWMRFGTQNTRLLNKILRKNASTIGEKTHILTTIGILKSLTAKFRQFRKVGDGLQSRRRSDRVKWEDLETAFESRIRTGAVINLQHKDLAVFLKDAKHASCKTQEHATVTKNAEIVEDIKFFNTKNQVILQPTDIHGWFEENVKQKVMAKVEDFQEKDSGWSLTEIINLTVNINKYVPLRGGVFTYTPLPKDIQNQKAVVNIRNSDSYCFLWSVTAALFPATNKNPNEVSSYPHFSSVLRYDGLNFPMSLDQIPKFEKLNDLSINVYSIDYTDK; encoded by the exons atggagACGGCGTTCAAGATTTTGAGCAAGAAATCTTCACCGGCCGAGGTTCAGAAATGGATGCGATTTGGAACCCAAAATACAAGGcttctgaacaaaattttacgaaagaaCGCCTCGACGATCGGGGAGAAGACACATATTTTGACAACGATCGGAATATTGAAATCGTTGACTGCAAAATTCCGACAGTTTCGAAAAGTAGGCGACGGATTACAAAGCCGACGGCGGAGCGATCGAGTAAAATGGGAAGATTTGGAGACGGCGTTCGAGAGTCGAATTAGAACGGGTGCTGTAATAAATCTGCAACACAAGGATTTGGCtgtgtttttgaaagatgCCAAACACGCAAGTTGCAAGACTCAAGAACATGCTAC TGTTACAAAGAACGCTGAAATTGTGGaagacattaaattttttaacaccaaAAATCAAGTTATCCTCCAACCAACGGACATACATGGGTGGTTCGAAGAGAATGTCAAGCAGAAAGTGATGGCCAAGGTGGAAGACTTCCAAGAAAAAGACTCTGGCTGGTCTTTGACTGAAATCATCAATTTGACTGTGAATATCAACAAGTACGTGCCACTACGAGGAGGTGTCTTCACATATACACCACTACCCAAAGATATTCAAAATCAGAAGGCCGTTGTCAACATCCGTAACAGCGACTCGTATTGCTTTCTATGGTCGGTCACCGCAGCCCTCTTTCCAGCCACCAATAAAAATCCCAATGAAGTCAGCTCGTACCCACATTTCAGCTCAGTGCTACGGTACgatggtttgaattttccaatgtCCTTAgatcaaattccaaaatttgaaaaactcaacgaTCTTTCGATTAACGTCTACAGTATCGATTATACTGACAAATGA